From the genome of Dehalococcoidales bacterium, one region includes:
- a CDS encoding helix-turn-helix transcriptional regulator: MKNRLEEIRRAKGIKQEDLASALEVSRQTIGSLENGRYNPSIVLAFKIARYFGLSIEEVFIYQEEQ; encoded by the coding sequence TTGAAAAATAGACTAGAGGAAATCCGAAGAGCTAAAGGTATAAAGCAAGAGGATTTAGCCTCAGCTCTTGAAGTTTCAAGGCAAACAATTGGCTCGTTGGAAAACGGTCGGTATAACCCTTCAATCGTTCTGGCTTTTAAAATAGCCCGGTATTTCGGGTTAAGCATCGAGGAAGTTTTTATTTACCAGGAGGAACAGTAA
- a CDS encoding DUF6442 family protein, whose protein sequence is MKQYKVARHFILAAIGFFIFAAGLALIKLFPDTDGILKTLPFICIGLGSGIFGGNIGTAINNKAMLKNPQLAKQKEIEQKDERNQAISNKSKARVYDLMIFVFAAIIVAFALMQADIHVILALVAIYLFFIFSNVYYFYKYNQEM, encoded by the coding sequence ATGAAACAATATAAGGTTGCTCGGCACTTTATCCTGGCGGCAATCGGATTTTTTATATTTGCTGCAGGTTTAGCGCTCATTAAACTGTTTCCCGATACAGACGGTATATTAAAAACCCTTCCGTTTATATGTATAGGGTTAGGTTCAGGGATCTTTGGTGGAAATATCGGAACAGCAATTAATAACAAAGCCATGCTAAAAAACCCACAATTAGCAAAACAAAAGGAAATCGAGCAAAAAGATGAGCGGAATCAAGCTATCAGTAATAAGTCGAAGGCACGAGTGTACGATCTGATGATCTTTGTGTTCGCTGCAATAATAGTTGCTTTTGCACTTATGCAAGCTGATATACATGTGATCCTTGCATTGGTAGCGATCTATCTGTTCTTTATATTTTCAAATGTTTATTATTTTTACAAATACAACCAGGAAATGTAA